TGAATGCTGATGGCAGAAGCATATTCACTGCCTGCCCCCTCTATGACAGGGTTCTTGAGGATGCGGTTGCGGTTGAGGTTAAAAACCTTGATGTCAGGTGCCTTACAGATGAAAACCTTGAAGGGCTTGTTGAGATAATCAGGGGCGTCATCCCGGAACCATCATAACATCCCATACAGCTACTCAGCATGACCCAGATGAATAAATAATCAGCATGAAAATCCATATTGAAAATCATGAAAAGTAATCTTAGACTATCTCATGGATACTGAACCCGTAGCATGAGAATCCACATAAGACCATGGAAAGAGGACCTATGAATCAATAATCAGCATGGTTGTCCTCTCGATGAGGGCGTCCTCAACTCCAAGAAGATCCGCCTCAGTGCCAAGGCCGTAGAGCCTCCTGAGGTACTCTTCATCGGGTTCAAGGACACCGTCATCCCTCTGGAATCTTGAATCAAGGAACTCCAATCCCTCATCGCAGTCAATGAGGACCGCGCAGATCTCCATTTCACCTTCACGTATACCGAGGAGTTCAAGGGCCCTGCTTATCTGCCTCATCCCGGCTATCCTGAGGCAGACCTCAATACCGGTGTCAGAGGATATGTTGTTACCCCTCTCAAAGGCCCTTACTGCATGGAGGGCTCCATGTAGGGCGTGGTCCCTCCCTGCCACTGCCCTGGCATCAAGGAGCTGGATGGTGCCCCTGAACTTCCTCAGTTCAGATAGTATGCCTTCAACACTCCCTATTCTCCCCCTGTAACCTGCAACTTCTATCTTCACCCTCAATCACCATGAATGGTCTCAGTCCTCATAGGCAAGGAGACGGTTAACCCCGCTGAGGAATGCCTCCACACTTGCCATGATGATGTCTGGCTGTGTGCTCCTGGCACTTATTATCCTGTCCCCGCGTCTAAGTTTTATGATAACATCGATGAGGGCGTCGGTACCCCCTGTTATGGCATCCACGTGGTACTCTTCAAGGGTTATATCTGCAAAGTCAGCGAGGCTCTTCTTTATGGCCACTATGGCGGCGTCCACAGGTCCAACACCTGTGCCTGCCTCAAGGACCTCATTACCATCAACCTTCAGTTTAACGGATGCAGTCGGCGTAACCCTGTTACCCGAGACTATGGTGACCTCCTCAAGGTCAACCACCTTGTCCTCCATCAGGCCGAGCACGTCCTCGGTTATTGCCTGGAGGTCCACGTCGGTGACGCATTTACCCATATCCCCCAGGGCCTT
The sequence above is drawn from the Methanothermobacter wolfeii genome and encodes:
- the cgi121 gene encoding KEOPS complex subunit Cgi121; its protein translation is MKIEVAGYRGRIGSVEGILSELRKFRGTIQLLDARAVAGRDHALHGALHAVRAFERGNNISSDTGIEVCLRIAGMRQISRALELLGIREGEMEICAVLIDCDEGLEFLDSRFQRDDGVLEPDEEYLRRLYGLGTEADLLGVEDALIERTTMLIIDS